The Algoriphagus sp. TR-M9 genome has a window encoding:
- a CDS encoding SDR family oxidoreductase: MILAEGMFKENALKGKNILITGGGTGLGRSMGEYFLELGANLVITSRKLDVLKQTAEEMMGAKGGKVIPLACDVREIEEVEAMWRAAIEALGKIDVVLNNAAGNFISPTERLSTNAFNTVLDIVLKGTSQMTLTAGKHWIAQKQAGVFLNIVTTYAWTGSGYVVPSAAAKAGVLALTRSLAVEWAKYGIRSNAIAPGPFPTEGAWSRLLPGDLVKKFDPAKKVPVGRVGKHPELANLAAYLVSDFSSFVNGEVMTIDGGEWLKGAGEFNNLDQIPEEMWDMMEASRGKKA, translated from the coding sequence ATGATTTTAGCAGAAGGGATGTTTAAGGAGAATGCTTTGAAGGGCAAAAATATATTGATTACCGGTGGAGGTACTGGTCTTGGTCGATCCATGGGAGAGTATTTTTTGGAGTTGGGCGCAAACCTCGTGATTACTTCCAGAAAACTTGATGTACTGAAGCAGACAGCTGAGGAAATGATGGGCGCTAAAGGCGGAAAAGTGATTCCGCTGGCCTGTGACGTGCGTGAAATCGAAGAAGTGGAGGCCATGTGGAGAGCGGCTATAGAAGCATTGGGCAAGATAGATGTGGTTTTGAATAATGCAGCTGGAAATTTCATAAGTCCAACTGAGCGCTTATCCACCAATGCTTTCAATACGGTATTGGACATCGTATTGAAAGGTACCTCACAGATGACACTTACAGCAGGCAAGCACTGGATAGCGCAGAAGCAGGCAGGGGTGTTTTTAAATATAGTCACTACTTATGCCTGGACGGGTTCGGGTTATGTGGTGCCGTCTGCAGCTGCCAAAGCAGGAGTATTGGCTTTGACTAGGTCACTAGCCGTGGAATGGGCCAAGTATGGTATTCGCTCCAATGCAATTGCCCCGGGGCCGTTTCCGACAGAGGGAGCATGGAGTAGGCTATTGCCCGGGGATTTGGTAAAGAAATTTGACCCGGCAAAGAAAGTCCCAGTAGGTAGAGTGGGGAAACATCCGGAGCTGGCAAATCTTGCGGCCTATTTGGTTTCTGATTTTTCCTCATTTGTCAACGGAGAAGTGATGACCATAGATGGAGGGGAATGGCTGAAAGGAGCTGGGGAATTCAATAACCTGGATCAGATTCCAGAGGAAATGTGGGACATGATGGAAGCCTCAAGAGGAAAAAAAGCATGA
- the ahcY gene encoding adenosylhomocysteinase — protein sequence MSETKSEKYVQYKVKDISLAEWGRKEIKLAEAEMPGLMSLREEYGASQPLKGARIAGCLHMTIQTAVLIETLVALGAEVTWSSCNIFSTQDHAAAAIAAAGISVYAWKGLNEEEFDWCIEQTLFFGEDRKPLNMILDDGGDLTNMVLDQYPELVAGIKGLSEETTTGVHRLYERMKNGTLPMPAINVNDSVTKSKFDNKYGCKESLVDAIRRATDVMMAGKVAVVGGYGDVGKGSAASLRGAGARVIVTEIDPICALQAAMDGYAVKKMVDAVKEADIVVTATGNKNIITEEHFRAMRDKTIVCNIGHFDNEIDMAWLNGTYGSTKVEIKPQVDLYNIDGNEVIVLAEGRLVNLGCATGHPSFVMSNSFTNQTLAQLELWNNTDQYKPGVYVLPKHLDEKVAALHLSKLGVELEELSQEQAEYIGVTVEGPYKPDYYRY from the coding sequence ATGTCAGAAACTAAATCTGAAAAGTACGTACAATACAAGGTAAAAGACATTTCTCTGGCAGAGTGGGGACGCAAGGAGATCAAACTGGCCGAGGCTGAAATGCCAGGCTTGATGTCACTTCGTGAGGAATATGGTGCTTCTCAGCCTTTGAAGGGTGCAAGAATCGCAGGGTGTCTTCACATGACGATCCAGACTGCTGTTTTAATAGAGACTTTGGTGGCTTTAGGTGCCGAAGTGACCTGGTCATCTTGTAATATTTTTTCTACCCAGGATCATGCTGCCGCTGCGATTGCTGCCGCAGGGATCTCTGTCTATGCCTGGAAAGGCCTGAATGAAGAAGAATTTGATTGGTGTATCGAGCAGACTTTGTTTTTTGGAGAGGATAGAAAGCCGTTAAATATGATCTTGGATGACGGTGGAGATCTGACCAATATGGTTCTTGACCAGTACCCAGAGTTAGTGGCTGGCATCAAGGGTCTTTCTGAAGAGACCACCACTGGTGTGCACAGACTCTATGAAAGAATGAAAAACGGTACACTTCCCATGCCGGCTATCAATGTGAACGACTCAGTGACTAAGTCTAAATTTGATAACAAATACGGCTGTAAGGAATCTTTGGTGGATGCGATCAGAAGAGCTACTGACGTGATGATGGCTGGTAAAGTAGCTGTAGTCGGCGGATATGGTGATGTAGGAAAAGGATCTGCTGCTTCACTTCGAGGTGCAGGTGCTAGGGTGATTGTCACTGAGATCGATCCGATCTGTGCACTACAGGCAGCTATGGACGGCTACGCAGTGAAAAAAATGGTAGATGCTGTAAAAGAGGCTGATATCGTAGTGACGGCTACAGGTAACAAGAATATCATCACTGAGGAGCATTTCAGAGCGATGAGAGACAAGACCATCGTATGTAATATAGGCCACTTCGATAATGAAATCGATATGGCTTGGCTAAATGGAACTTATGGCTCTACCAAAGTAGAGATCAAACCACAGGTAGACCTTTATAACATTGACGGCAATGAAGTGATTGTATTGGCAGAAGGCAGATTGGTGAATCTGGGCTGTGCTACCGGACACCCATCTTTTGTGATGTCTAATTCCTTTACCAACCAGACTTTGGCCCAGCTAGAGCTTTGGAACAATACAGATCAGTACAAGCCGGGCGTATATGTTTTACCTAAACACTTGGATGAAAAAGTAGCGGCCTTGCACCTTTCTAAATTAGGAGTGGAGCTAGAGGAACTGTCTCAGGAGCAAGCTGAATACATAGGCGTTACGGTGGAAGGGCCGTATAAGCCAGATTACTACAGATATTAA
- a CDS encoding FKBP-type peptidyl-prolyl cis-trans isomerase: MQAKKGDAVQVHYTGKLEDGSVFDTSANREPLGFTLGDGNMIKGFDTAVDGMAIGDKKTVTIPAAEAYGERRDDMMIDVPIEQVPADIKPEVGMQLTLQGGNGQPMPVTVTDIDEKKITLDANHQLAGKDLIFDIELVKVN; the protein is encoded by the coding sequence ATGCAAGCTAAAAAAGGGGATGCAGTTCAAGTGCATTACACTGGAAAATTAGAAGATGGAAGCGTATTTGATACTTCTGCAAATCGCGAACCACTAGGATTTACCTTAGGCGATGGCAATATGATCAAAGGATTCGATACTGCAGTGGACGGTATGGCAATTGGTGATAAAAAGACGGTGACTATTCCTGCGGCTGAGGCTTATGGAGAGCGCAGAGATGATATGATGATCGATGTGCCTATAGAACAAGTGCCAGCTGACATCAAGCCTGAGGTCGGAATGCAATTGACTTTGCAGGGCGGTAATGGCCAGCCTATGCCGGTAACTGTCACTGATATCGATGAGAAGAAAATTACCTTGGATGCCAATCATCAACTGGCAGGTAAGGATTTGATTTTTGATATCGAATTGGTGAAGGTCAATTGA
- a CDS encoding DUF2092 domain-containing protein, translating into MLKKICLGLLFITMGQLVHAQESKLDSTALMILDKMSGMFGEMKSIGFTTNVSKDVVYAEDFYIKEFGSSKVKLVGPNKFLVRATGEQKDDLYTYNGSQVSYYSFRNNIYTIADAPDNLIETIDWLYTEFGIELTLADMFYPTFSTDFAAEMDYIEFLGVTHIAGERVFHIGAANEFATFQLWISDDGYYLPIKTLITYLEEGSSHQFETDFNDWELNMEYPASMFEFLPPPGAEQITWISKD; encoded by the coding sequence ATGCTTAAGAAAATTTGTTTAGGCCTTCTTTTTATTACAATGGGCCAATTGGTACACGCTCAGGAATCAAAGCTGGACTCCACGGCATTGATGATTTTGGATAAAATGAGCGGAATGTTTGGAGAGATGAAGTCTATAGGCTTTACCACTAATGTCTCTAAGGACGTGGTGTATGCCGAGGACTTTTACATCAAGGAATTTGGTTCCAGCAAGGTGAAATTGGTGGGGCCAAATAAGTTTTTGGTGAGGGCTACGGGAGAGCAGAAGGATGATCTTTATACCTATAATGGCTCCCAAGTATCCTATTATTCGTTTCGAAATAATATCTACACCATAGCAGATGCGCCTGATAATCTAATCGAGACCATCGATTGGTTATACACCGAGTTTGGGATAGAGTTGACCCTGGCGGATATGTTTTATCCTACCTTTTCGACAGATTTTGCTGCTGAAATGGATTACATAGAATTTTTAGGGGTGACACATATAGCAGGCGAGCGCGTGTTTCATATAGGTGCTGCCAATGAATTTGCGACTTTCCAGCTATGGATTTCTGATGATGGTTATTACTTGCCTATCAAAACCCTGATCACCTACCTAGAGGAAGGTTCATCACATCAGTTTGAGACTGATTTCAACGATTGGGAATTAAATATGGAATACCCAGCGTCCATGTTTGAATTTTTGCCGCCTCCAGGTGCAGAGCAGATCACGTGGATTTCAAAGGATTAA
- a CDS encoding UDP-2,3-diacylglucosamine diphosphatase encodes MHSIPTDFSLQGKNLYFASDFHLGAPSEAESKIREKRIIRWLESIEDQAAGVFLVGDIFDFWFEYKQVVPKGFIPFIAKISQLRDRGIPVFFFTGNHDLWMKDYFTHELGIPVYTEPITIAVAGKSILIGHGDGLGPGDHSYKLIKKVFTNPLAKWLFRWLHPDIGIKLAKLWSGHSRISNIEKDENRFLGDDEWLWAYCKEMEAKTHHDLYIFGHRHLPLELEVGENSTYYNLGEWVTQNTFLEFDGKEAQLKTFEH; translated from the coding sequence ATGCATTCTATTCCGACGGATTTTTCGCTCCAGGGCAAAAACCTTTATTTCGCTTCTGACTTTCATCTGGGGGCTCCTAGTGAAGCAGAAAGTAAAATCCGTGAAAAACGTATTATTCGCTGGCTCGAATCAATTGAGGATCAAGCGGCAGGTGTTTTCCTGGTAGGCGACATTTTTGACTTCTGGTTTGAATACAAGCAGGTCGTACCTAAAGGTTTCATCCCTTTCATTGCTAAAATCAGCCAACTGAGAGATCGTGGCATCCCGGTGTTCTTTTTTACCGGAAACCACGACTTATGGATGAAAGACTACTTCACACATGAACTCGGGATTCCAGTTTACACCGAACCAATTACTATTGCCGTAGCGGGTAAATCAATCCTGATCGGCCACGGAGATGGACTGGGACCAGGTGATCACTCTTATAAGTTGATTAAAAAGGTGTTTACCAATCCGCTGGCCAAGTGGCTCTTCCGCTGGTTACATCCGGATATCGGCATCAAACTAGCCAAGCTTTGGTCAGGACATAGCCGAATTTCCAACATAGAAAAAGATGAAAACCGGTTCCTTGGTGATGATGAATGGCTTTGGGCCTATTGCAAGGAAATGGAAGCTAAAACCCATCATGACCTGTACATCTTTGGACATAGGCATCTCCCGCTGGAACTTGAAGTAGGCGAAAACTCCACTTATTACAATCTGGGAGAATGGGTTACACAAAACACTTTCTTGGAATTTGACGGAAAGGAAGCGCAATTAAAAACCTTTGAGCATTGA
- the rsfS gene encoding ribosome silencing factor, translating to MTAEELSKVIVKGMEEKKASDIVLMDLRDIKNTVTDFFVICSGNSDTQLEAIADSVEEQVYKAGEGNPWKSEGKNGQQWILVDYVNVVAHIFLKDKRSFYGLEDLWGDAKVTRIT from the coding sequence ATGACAGCAGAGGAGCTGAGCAAAGTAATCGTCAAGGGAATGGAAGAAAAAAAAGCTTCCGATATAGTTTTGATGGATTTGAGAGACATAAAAAATACAGTGACTGATTTTTTTGTTATTTGCTCGGGCAATTCCGACACCCAGCTGGAAGCCATCGCAGATTCGGTGGAAGAGCAGGTTTACAAAGCCGGTGAAGGCAATCCTTGGAAAAGTGAAGGAAAAAACGGTCAACAGTGGATACTCGTTGACTATGTAAACGTCGTGGCCCACATCTTCCTGAAGGACAAACGCAGCTTCTACGGACTCGAAGACCTCTGGGGCGATGCCAAAGTCACCCGTATCACATAA
- a CDS encoding DUF6515 family protein, with protein sequence MKTSKTRIWIIALGVIAMLSLPDLAEAQRMRGAAAGRGGARPTTTRKAPSRTPSRATSRPASSNRSSSNSRQISKPTNSSSRATINGGSSRATNVKNNNSRVNNIKGNKVGNNSGNKIGNNTNVGNRVNIDNSRDVNINVNNRNNINVRNNRNVAYRPPYRPYPRPPVVWGGFGFSWFRPYYYHPYRPFYWGPMWHPWGFFVATLATTAIIVSVENQKYHYDEGVFYEEHDDGYVVVEAPQGATVNVIPKEAETVEVSNTVNNYYYGGTFYEKENGEYTVVPPPAGAVVDNLPEGAEEVKVGDQTYVKYGDTYYMPVQEDGVDKYEIVQVEPVDE encoded by the coding sequence ATGAAAACTAGCAAAACAAGAATTTGGATTATAGCTTTAGGGGTAATAGCAATGCTCAGCTTACCTGATCTAGCTGAAGCACAACGGATGAGGGGAGCTGCTGCAGGCAGAGGTGGTGCCAGGCCTACTACTACCAGAAAAGCACCATCGCGAACTCCTTCCCGAGCTACCAGCCGACCGGCGTCGAGTAACCGCTCCTCGAGTAATTCCAGACAGATCAGTAAGCCTACTAATTCCAGTTCCCGGGCTACTATTAATGGAGGATCTAGCCGAGCGACTAATGTTAAAAACAACAATAGCCGGGTCAATAACATCAAAGGCAATAAGGTGGGTAATAACTCTGGGAACAAAATTGGTAACAATACTAATGTAGGAAACCGGGTAAACATTGATAATAGCCGTGATGTAAACATCAATGTCAATAATAGGAACAATATCAATGTGAGGAATAATAGAAATGTAGCCTACAGACCTCCCTATAGACCTTACCCCCGTCCACCTGTGGTTTGGGGAGGGTTCGGTTTTTCTTGGTTCAGGCCGTATTACTACCATCCTTACAGACCTTTCTATTGGGGGCCTATGTGGCACCCTTGGGGCTTTTTTGTAGCCACTCTGGCCACTACTGCGATTATAGTTTCAGTTGAAAACCAAAAATATCATTATGACGAAGGGGTTTTCTATGAAGAACATGACGATGGATATGTAGTAGTAGAAGCGCCACAGGGAGCTACTGTTAACGTTATTCCTAAAGAAGCAGAAACTGTGGAGGTATCCAATACAGTGAACAACTACTATTATGGGGGCACTTTTTATGAAAAAGAAAATGGAGAATATACGGTAGTCCCACCTCCGGCAGGTGCAGTTGTAGATAATTTACCCGAAGGTGCTGAAGAGGTAAAAGTAGGGGATCAGACTTATGTGAAATACGGGGACACGTACTATATGCCTGTTCAGGAAGATGGAGTAGATAAATATGAAATCGTGCAGGTAGAGCCTGTAGATGAATAA
- a CDS encoding PAS domain-containing sensor histidine kinase, with amino-acid sequence MNDWKEIQALSHLAVVSEYFLQVTLDKTGRVITSDSGIGPVPTFFDNKEKPIFFADCFLASNWAKYETQRLKAWRNSHQSFTLELQKIVHPEGGIVNTKWEFFFISEDFGTCLGIGHPLVENKPYDIGLGDFFDSASGDKELLDHILEDKLLGFWEFDLEKKTDFISQGLGHMLGYTQEELKTSASISWQDHIISEDYNALIHDLTTHFQTTGNIPFKREFRMRPKTNQVIWVLGFGKTIEWSDSGLPRKVVGCLVDISERKKQEIWLKEHHYFLKELAHEQSHSLRARVANILGILEIMEAEPQNDETNRLMQLIKNESKLLDQALKKSIKQSVKKNKDLPDFSPDEDQHSLS; translated from the coding sequence ATGAACGACTGGAAGGAAATCCAAGCACTAAGCCACTTGGCAGTAGTATCTGAATACTTTCTGCAAGTCACCCTAGACAAAACCGGCAGAGTCATCACTTCTGATTCAGGAATTGGGCCTGTTCCCACATTTTTTGACAACAAAGAAAAACCAATCTTTTTCGCAGATTGCTTCCTGGCGTCCAATTGGGCCAAATACGAAACTCAGCGATTGAAAGCTTGGAGAAACTCTCACCAATCCTTCACTCTAGAGCTACAGAAGATCGTTCATCCTGAGGGAGGTATAGTCAATACCAAATGGGAGTTTTTCTTTATCTCAGAAGATTTCGGCACCTGCCTGGGAATAGGTCATCCTCTAGTGGAAAACAAACCCTATGATATAGGATTGGGTGATTTTTTTGACAGTGCAAGTGGAGACAAGGAATTGCTCGACCATATTCTAGAGGATAAACTCTTAGGGTTCTGGGAATTTGACCTGGAGAAAAAAACAGATTTTATCTCACAGGGACTCGGGCACATGTTGGGATATACGCAGGAAGAGCTGAAAACCTCCGCTAGCATCTCTTGGCAGGACCACATTATCTCTGAAGATTACAATGCACTGATCCATGACCTCACCACGCATTTTCAAACCACCGGAAATATCCCTTTCAAGCGTGAGTTTCGAATGCGTCCAAAAACCAATCAAGTCATTTGGGTATTGGGTTTTGGCAAAACTATAGAATGGTCTGACTCAGGGCTTCCCAGGAAAGTGGTGGGTTGTTTGGTAGATATTTCCGAACGGAAAAAGCAAGAAATCTGGCTGAAAGAGCATCACTACTTCCTGAAAGAACTTGCTCATGAGCAGTCGCATTCCCTAAGAGCTCGGGTAGCCAATATTTTGGGAATTCTGGAAATAATGGAAGCCGAACCGCAAAACGATGAAACTAACCGACTCATGCAACTGATTAAAAATGAGTCAAAACTCCTAGATCAAGCATTAAAGAAAAGCATCAAACAATCCGTCAAAAAGAATAAGGACTTACCTGATTTCTCACCTGATGAAGACCAGCATAGCCTCTCTTAG
- the ftsH gene encoding ATP-dependent zinc metalloprotease FtsH, whose amino-acid sequence MSDTKNKNKKFTPKAPQKPNFQLWLIIAAVLVLLGLTWIQNRNAVIDITQKKFEDMYLAGDVAKVTMVKNMERVDVTLKSAALGKDSYKTELEANSTFFNPSGPHYSFQVASVEKFANDFDTLKEQLPQEDRIELSVATEENWSNYFGSFGFLILLFVLFWFMMRRMAGPSGPGGQIFNVGKSKAQLFDAENKVKITFDNVAGLDEAKEEVQEIVEFLKNPGKFTKLGGKIPKGALLVGPPGTGKTLLAKAVAGEAGVPFFTLSGSDFVEMFVGVGAARVRDLFKQAKEKAPCIIFIDEIDAIGRSRGKGQMPGSNDERENTLNSLLVEMDGFGTDTGVIVVAATNRPDVLDTALLRPGRFDRQISIDKPDINGREAIFKVHLKPIKTADDVDPKKCAAQTPGFAGAEIANVCNEAALIAARRNKTAVDMQDFQDAVDRVIGGLEKKNKIISPEEKKIVAFHEAGHAVAGWFLEHADPLVKVSIVPRGVAALGYAQYLPKEQFLYQTEQLLDEMCMTLGGRAAEEIIFGKISTGALSDLERVTKMAYSIVSVYGMNEKIGNVSFYDSKGDNYKMTKPYSETTAEVIDEEVRQLIQKAYERTKELLTKRKNELDILAKELLEKEILFQADLERLIGKRPFEKETTYQAFTNKKEDQKEPDVVSKDKDSGSSDPLKDPIPEPNSDNQIL is encoded by the coding sequence ATGAGCGACACAAAAAATAAAAATAAAAAATTCACTCCAAAGGCACCTCAGAAGCCTAACTTCCAACTGTGGCTGATCATAGCCGCAGTACTGGTGCTACTTGGACTTACCTGGATTCAAAACAGAAATGCTGTAATTGATATCACGCAGAAGAAATTTGAAGACATGTACCTGGCCGGTGATGTAGCTAAAGTCACCATGGTCAAAAACATGGAAAGGGTAGACGTCACACTGAAATCCGCAGCATTAGGCAAGGACAGTTACAAAACAGAACTAGAGGCAAATTCTACCTTCTTCAATCCATCTGGCCCGCACTACTCCTTTCAAGTAGCCTCAGTAGAAAAGTTTGCTAACGATTTCGACACCTTAAAAGAGCAACTTCCCCAGGAAGACCGCATAGAACTCTCGGTGGCAACAGAGGAAAACTGGAGCAACTACTTCGGAAGCTTTGGCTTCTTGATTCTATTATTCGTCCTCTTCTGGTTTATGATGAGAAGAATGGCTGGACCATCTGGCCCAGGCGGACAAATCTTCAATGTAGGAAAGTCCAAAGCACAGCTTTTCGATGCTGAAAACAAAGTCAAAATTACTTTTGACAATGTGGCAGGTCTAGACGAAGCCAAAGAGGAAGTTCAGGAAATCGTAGAATTCCTTAAAAACCCAGGAAAATTCACCAAGCTTGGCGGTAAAATCCCCAAAGGAGCACTACTGGTAGGCCCTCCGGGTACAGGTAAAACCTTGCTGGCTAAAGCCGTAGCTGGTGAGGCTGGAGTACCATTCTTTACCCTGTCAGGTTCTGACTTTGTAGAGATGTTCGTAGGTGTGGGTGCAGCGCGTGTTCGTGACCTGTTCAAGCAGGCCAAAGAAAAAGCCCCATGTATCATATTCATAGATGAGATTGATGCCATAGGCAGATCCAGAGGAAAAGGTCAGATGCCAGGCTCAAACGATGAGCGAGAAAACACCTTAAACTCACTCCTAGTAGAAATGGACGGTTTTGGTACCGACACCGGAGTGATCGTAGTCGCTGCTACCAACAGACCGGACGTCTTGGACACTGCCTTGCTCAGACCTGGACGTTTCGATAGACAAATCTCCATAGACAAGCCGGACATCAACGGTAGAGAAGCGATTTTCAAAGTTCACCTGAAGCCTATCAAAACTGCTGACGATGTAGATCCCAAAAAATGTGCTGCTCAAACTCCAGGGTTTGCCGGAGCTGAAATTGCCAATGTATGTAACGAAGCCGCACTGATCGCAGCCAGAAGAAACAAGACCGCTGTGGATATGCAGGATTTCCAAGATGCAGTAGATAGAGTGATCGGTGGCCTGGAAAAGAAAAATAAAATCATTTCTCCTGAAGAGAAAAAAATAGTAGCATTCCATGAAGCAGGACATGCCGTAGCCGGCTGGTTCCTGGAGCATGCGGATCCATTAGTCAAAGTAAGTATAGTACCTAGAGGAGTGGCGGCTTTGGGCTATGCCCAATACCTTCCAAAGGAACAATTCCTCTACCAGACTGAACAATTGCTCGACGAAATGTGCATGACATTAGGTGGTAGAGCAGCCGAAGAAATTATTTTCGGAAAAATTTCTACTGGAGCACTAAGTGATCTGGAAAGAGTCACTAAAATGGCTTACTCCATAGTTTCAGTATATGGTATGAACGAGAAGATTGGCAATGTATCCTTCTACGACTCAAAAGGAGACAATTACAAAATGACCAAACCTTACTCGGAAACCACCGCTGAAGTGATTGACGAGGAAGTGCGACAGTTGATTCAAAAAGCTTACGAAAGAACCAAAGAGTTATTGACTAAGCGTAAGAATGAACTGGATATTCTAGCCAAAGAATTGCTAGAAAAGGAAATCCTGTTCCAGGCCGACCTAGAGCGATTGATAGGCAAGCGACCTTTCGAAAAGGAAACTACCTACCAAGCTTTTACGAATAAAAAGGAAGATCAAAAAGAACCGGATGTGGTTTCAAAGGACAAAGACTCTGGGTCTTCTGATCCATTGAAAGATCCTATCCCGGAGCCAAATTCTGATAACCAGATATTATAG
- a CDS encoding biotin--[acetyl-CoA-carboxylase] ligase, which yields MYKILANTIFLGKDIHFLPECHSTNDIALDLVRQNQAHEGGIVICAHQTHGKGQRGNHWFSQAGQNLTFSIILKPDFMDISEQFYLNMSISNSIRSIMQDYLPTLKVKWPNDLLVPGVGKLGGILIENTFSGKEWEYAVVGIGLNVNQTVFGSGIPTSLSLMTGSTFNLEELFRLLITRIEQGFIQLKKGKWAEIKSEYLMHLYQLDTWCKYSASGKHFQGKIVGISNEGRLEVLNERGDLCLFDFKEISFLH from the coding sequence ATGTATAAAATTCTTGCCAACACGATTTTTTTAGGGAAAGATATTCATTTTCTGCCAGAGTGTCATTCTACCAATGACATTGCGCTGGATTTAGTCAGACAAAATCAGGCACATGAAGGAGGTATCGTCATTTGCGCCCACCAAACCCATGGGAAAGGGCAGCGGGGGAATCACTGGTTTTCACAAGCTGGTCAAAATTTAACGTTTTCCATAATTTTGAAGCCGGATTTTATGGATATCTCAGAGCAGTTTTACCTGAATATGAGTATTTCAAATAGCATCCGCAGCATCATGCAGGATTATTTGCCCACTTTGAAAGTCAAATGGCCAAATGACCTACTAGTCCCTGGAGTAGGGAAGTTAGGTGGGATTTTGATTGAGAATACATTTTCAGGCAAGGAATGGGAATATGCTGTGGTGGGCATAGGCCTGAATGTGAATCAAACAGTGTTTGGCAGTGGAATTCCCACTTCGCTTAGCCTAATGACAGGCAGTACTTTTAATTTGGAGGAGTTATTCCGCTTATTGATTACCCGGATCGAACAAGGTTTTATTCAGTTAAAAAAAGGAAAATGGGCTGAGATCAAATCGGAATACCTGATGCACCTTTACCAGTTGGATACTTGGTGTAAGTATAGCGCATCAGGAAAACATTTTCAGGGAAAAATTGTTGGGATTTCCAATGAAGGGAGATTAGAGGTGTTAAATGAGCGAGGAGATTTGTGTTTATTTGACTTTAAGGAGATATCCTTTCTGCACTGA
- a CDS encoding DUF4494 domain-containing protein, producing the protein MRTWFLCKVKYAKENEQGLLKNISEQYLVDAVSFTEAEAILFDRLASQIRGDFQVTSLSKSNIVDVFFYEDADIWYKCKISYMVADGESGKEKKVTQYMIVTAADAKEAYDRIQESLSNMLVSFRVPDIVESPIVEVFPYERDEVADQLPEGNFRPVSEVNQENE; encoded by the coding sequence ATGAGAACCTGGTTTTTGTGCAAAGTCAAATACGCTAAAGAAAACGAACAAGGATTGCTGAAGAACATTTCTGAGCAATATCTGGTAGATGCAGTTTCATTCACCGAGGCGGAAGCCATTTTGTTTGATAGACTCGCCTCCCAGATTCGTGGAGATTTCCAAGTAACAAGCCTTAGCAAAAGTAATATCGTAGATGTGTTCTTTTATGAAGATGCAGATATTTGGTACAAATGTAAGATTTCATACATGGTAGCAGATGGTGAAAGTGGTAAGGAAAAAAAGGTGACCCAGTACATGATAGTAACCGCGGCTGATGCTAAGGAGGCTTATGACCGAATTCAGGAAAGTCTGAGCAACATGCTGGTCAGCTTCAGAGTACCGGATATCGTGGAGAGCCCTATCGTAGAGGTGTTCCCATATGAACGGGACGAAGTCGCCGATCAACTACCTGAGGGGAATTTCAGACCTGTCTCTGAAGTGAATCAGGAAAACGAATAA